The sequence below is a genomic window from Anopheles cruzii chromosome 3, idAnoCruzAS_RS32_06, whole genome shotgun sequence.
ACGGAACTGTGGTGACAGCGACAGTGGCTTCTTATAATAAGGAGTTTGAAAACCTAAACGCAAACCTTGAGGACAATCATGCTGTTTTTATGCTTAGTGGCTGAGGAAAATGTGGGGGTCATCCTCAGTGTTATGGGTTTGTATCGGAATGATTTGAATTCGCTACtaattactctctctctgggggCCAACGAGCAACAAGGTCATTAAAAGATTTCACGCTTCTACCTCATTTGCTCAATGAAAATACTGATGAGGTTTGCACATAAAAACATACCACGATCATCACGACACCGCGTGGTACTCCGGTGCAATCTGGGGGGCCGGGTACGTGGAAGAGTAGTGAACTGCAAAACTCACATACTGCCAAAAGCCCACTACTCCTATTTCATTACTCACCCAAATGCTTCTTGCAAGCCAACGATGGCGTAAatagttttttgtgtgtgcatgtgtgtgtttatgaGTTGTTGCGCTTCAACTTAATGTTTGAAGCCCCACTGTTGCTTGTTGGCGGACAGTTCCATTGTGGCGTGTGGCTCTGTTTTTCCTTCGCGTATTTtaatctctctcgctctctcggacCGTTCTTTCGCAAATGCTCTCACTGTTGTTTTCCTACCTCCTGCGTTGGTTAATTATTTTGTTGCGGGTCTCGCGatccgtgtgtccgtgcgACGGATCATACTGGTCGGCCAACGCCGCCTCCCCACCCAATGTAAATTCACTATGACCAGCTACTCTTCTGCAGATCGATCTGTCCTTCGAGCGTCTTGGCTAGATAGATGATGAACAGCTGGCTGATGGCGGCCCCGAGCGCAATGCCCGCAATCACGTACAGGTTGCGCTCAGCCCATACGCGGACGATCTCGATGCACCCATTAGTCCAGATTTTCTTGCTTGCTGCCGCGACCGACTGCTGTTGGATGTGGTATCCGCACATGATGTTAACCAGTCCGGAGCTGATATCGGTGGCATTGATGCAGCAGCTGTAGGGCACGCCGCATTTTTCCACACTTGGTGAGGAGCAATTAAAGTACTCGTTCTTGCCCCAATCCAAGTAGCCCTCATTGCTGAGCCCGCAGCAGTGGAACTCTTGCTGAGCGAAATCGATGAGATTCTGCAGATCCGGATCGTCGCGGTACGTCGTGATGATTTTGTCCGTAAACGACTCCTCTAGGACGCTATTTACTTTGTGCGGAAATACGAACGCCGTGATGGCGATAGCCATTTCGCACAGGAAAAATATCAGCAAACAGAGCGAGTAGAACTTCAGCAGGCAGGTATTTTCGCGCAGCGCCCCGAGACATCCGGCTAGACTGACCACGAACACGATGCCACCAGCAATTATCATCACAAGCGAAAGGTTTAGTACGATGTCGTAGAACGTTTCGAGTTTTATCAACCCGGTGGCCTGCCATTTGTCTACGAACGCGTAGAAACCGATACCGATCAGTAGCCCACCGAAAAGCCAGAAGATGAAGTTCAGCAGAAATATCATATACTTCACGCAAGAACTAACGTAGGTGAAGTTGTTGGTGGGGTAGCGGTACGGTGGCATTTTCGTCGAGTCGTTGTCCTTCAACCGGAATGCCCGTATGAGGACGTGGGCAGCAGCTAGAGACTAGAATGCACTTTTCACagcgatgatggcgatgatctGGTGGCAGTCGAGCAGAGAAATCCTTTGTTTACTTGCAGAGAATGGTAGGCAGCGACCGTGTTTGCGCGACGGAAGCTGCTATGCACTCGAGGTTCGACCGTGGCTAATCATTGCATCGAATAACTAAAGCAGCTTCCGTTTTTCGCTAGAAAGATAAACACTCCGTTCACGAGCTGCGCGTTTCGCTGGTGACTTTCCAATTGTCGTAAAACAAATTCGCAATCCGTCCGTTTCGTAAATTATCTCCTTCTCTTCGGAAACTGCATACATGATTCACGCACACTATGCCCCGTAAGCGTTCCCAATCGACGCACACACCCGTACGTATCAAACGTCAACAGGCTGACGATGTTTTGCGCTTTCGGTgggttttaaaaatatgttgttaATTAGATCACGGGTCATTCGGTTAAGTTTATgatattttttgctttctggAAAACCACCCTGGAGCCTGATTAGAAGCACAGCACTGAGGgttgaacattaaaaaaatcgaGGAATCTGTGTTCAGTCGGCTGTGAGCTCTAACGGTGCGATATTTTCTACGAGTTTTCGCGGCTGTCAATAGGCAtgctgtcaaaatattggCCTTTACCCGAAGACGCGTCAAATGAGAAAATTCAGTGAACTTGTTCGGCTGAATAGCGATTAAAGAAATAGTATTTTGGAAACGTTGCTTCAATCacttcccgttcccggtgccTTTGTTCGATGCGAATCTTTACATAGCGCGTCATAAGAATATTGGCACTACGGTCCGATACCTGGCGCAAGTATAGTAACGGAACGtccggtgctgatgatgaacCCATACGGTTGTGAGTACTCTGGTGTTGCTGTGAACAATATAAAACATCTATctttccatcattttctgtGTTTAGATGTCTGCAAACTGCACCAAACGGAGCACCATACCCCTATGTGTATTCGCTCGGTTTAGTTATGTTACGTTGGCGGATCAAAATTAAGTTCCTCCACTCATAGCCTGTTGATGCATTCGTTAGTTCGTTCCGGATGGACCCGGCTCCCGGCCGAGGTTACATCCTGCATAGCTGCACTGCTCATCAATGATAATTCTAGAACGAATTGGTGTCGTTATTTCTAATTGTTAAATAGTTTTCCATTCACTTTATGccaatagttttgttttctcatCTCCCAAATGGGCACCATCCATTAAAAGGCCCCCACCATCCGCTTCTGCAGCGATATGCTTAACGTGCACTTAGTGACCGCACGGAAAATTTCTCTTCGATTCTGCGAATGGGCCCCTTTTTGGCAATAGACATTTTAGATTGACACCAAAAAAGTTGCATCAAAGCCGGAGCCGCAGTGATGTACCGTTTCGGCCGCCTTTCGACTCAGCACCGATGAGTGTGTAGTGCCCCGAGTTCCGAGGAACGGGACTGATCGGTGCTGGGGAAAGTAAAGCCGATCGGTGAACTGTACATAAATTCGCCTTCGCCAAATACATCGTCTCTCCTTTCTAGCACTACTTCCGATTATGTTGTAAATAATGAGCtcctatttttgttttttctttttctctttcttcctctAATTGTTCGGtttatcaacattttttctgctccaGCTTATGATCGGCGCGAAGAAGCGGCTAGCGAATAATTAGCAAACTCCTCGCCCAAACTATCCGTAGCCGTTGAGTTAGTTGCTCAATCGTTTACTGATGATTTGATTGGTGT
It includes:
- the LOC128271310 gene encoding tetraspanin-33-like, which codes for MPPYRYPTNNFTYVSSCVKYMIFLLNFIFWLFGGLLIGIGFYAFVDKWQATGLIKLETFYDIVLNLSLVMIIAGGIVFVVSLAGCLGALRENTCLLKFYSLCLLIFFLCEMAIAITAFVFPHKVNSVLEESFTDKIITTYRDDPDLQNLIDFAQQEFHCCGLSNEGYLDWGKNEYFNCSSPSVEKCGVPYSCCINATDISSGLVNIMCGYHIQQQSVAAASKKIWTNGCIEIVRVWAERNLYVIAGIALGAAISQLFIIYLAKTLEGQIDLQKSSWS